The following proteins come from a genomic window of Miscanthus floridulus cultivar M001 chromosome 2, ASM1932011v1, whole genome shotgun sequence:
- the LOC136539542 gene encoding heavy metal-associated isoprenylated plant protein 39-like, producing the protein MSKKIVVKLHLHDNKDKQKAMKAVSALTGIDEISVDMASHKMTVIGMVDPVNVVSKLRKASWSATIDSVGPAKEPEKKEGEKKDGEAKKDGEGDKKKEGDDKDKDGDGKKVAPPTEQQILAELMNQYRAYYYPYPHMTTPAHYYVQSMEENPNSCTIC; encoded by the exons ATGTCGAAG AAAATCGTGGTGAAGCTGCACCTGCACGACAACAAGGACAAGCAGAAGGCCATGAAGGCTGTCTCGGCGCTCACCG GCATCGACGAGATATCCGTGGACATGGCGTCGCACAAGATGACGGTGATCGGCATGGTGGACCCCGTGAACGTGGTGAGCAAGCTGCGCAAGGCGTCGTGGTCAGCGACCATCGACTCCGTCGGCCCGGCCAAGGAGCcggagaagaaagaaggggagAAGAAGGACGGCGAGGCCAAGAAGGACGGCGAGGGGGACAAGAAGAAGGAAGGCGACGACAAGGACAAGGACGGCGACGGCAAGAAGGTGGCGCCGCCGACGGAGCAGCAGATCCTGGCCGAGCTGATGAACCAGTACCGGGCGTACTACTACCCGTACCCGCACATGACCACCCCCGCCCACTACTACGTGCAGAGCATGGAGGAGAACCCCAACTCCTGCACCATCTGCTAA